The Antedon mediterranea chromosome 11, ecAntMedi1.1, whole genome shotgun sequence genome window below encodes:
- the LOC140062740 gene encoding kappa-type opioid receptor-like codes for MERNSTTILSSIPMTTLTPNDDSKDTEHFALISIRYIVGLLGIFANVFVLLMFVWAKLYKKSFTHLLLLHQSAIDVIASCLFLVYYTNDAPVGTPGTVFCKTRSIFWLFAFASTYNLVIVTIERYIAVVHPTTYRERIHGKTNCRFLILPHIVGLAIAAHLAVIGQTNNEGKCVFEYYISSLASGLFIFIISWLIPSAIMVFCYTYILRGLSQRVKRSGGAESSPGRGGNALYAAQRSLTYTLLFVAIAFLLCWTPNYILYLSYTICKCFEFNSSIAHEITVILDAVNLMINPVIYAFKFNDFKITVKKFYKTYSGKCCDEDEEKKRAETVTGTSASITGNTSLSSN; via the exons ATGGAGAGAAATTCAACAACCATATTAAGTTCGATACC AATGACTACCTTAACACCGAATGATGACAGTAAAGATACGGAGCATTTTGCCTTAATATCGATACGTTATATAGTTGGTCTTCTGGGTATCTTTGCAAACGTCTTTGTCCTTCTGATGTTCGTATGGGCAAAATTATACAAGAAATCGTTCACCCATTTGCTTCTGCTACATCAGTCAGCGATTGACGTCATTGCAAGCTGTCTATTCCTTGTTTATTACACTAACGATGCTCCTGTCGGCACACCCGGTACAGTATTCTGCAAAACGCGTTCCATCTTCTGGTTATTTGCGTTCGCGTCAACTTACAACCTGGTAATTGTCACTATTGAACGATATATTGCTGTAGTGCATCCTACAACTTATAGAGAACGGATCCACGGAAAAACCAACTGCCGATTCCTGATACTTCCACACATCGTCGGACTGGCAATTGCGGCTCATCTCGCAGTAATTGGTCAGACAAACAATGAAGGCAAGTGTGTGTTTGAATATTACATATCATCGTTGGCGTCGgggttgtttatttttatcatttcttGGCTGATACCATCTGCAATTATGGTTTTCTGCTATACGTATATTCTAAGAGGTCTTTCCCAAAGAGTAAAACGTAGCGGTGGTGCGGAATCGTCACCAGGACGCGGTGGAAATGCTTTATACGCCGCGCAACGTAGCCTCACGTATACACTACTATTCGTTGCTATAGCCTTTCTTCTATGTTGGACTCCCAATTATATCTTATATCTTTCTTATACAATTTGTAAGTGTTTTGAATTTAACTCTTCTATCGCGCACGAGATTACGGTAATCCTAGATGCTGTTAATCTTATGATTAATCCAGTTATTTATGCTTTCAAGTTTAATGACTTTAAAATCACTGTTAAAAAGTTTTACAAAACATATTCTGGCAAGTGTTGTGATGAAGACGAAGAGAAAAAACGTGCTGAAACCGTGACAGGAACGTCGGCTTCCATTACCGGTAATACTTCTTTATCCtctaattaa
- the LOC140062433 gene encoding mu-type opioid receptor-like gives MDDNNQTMSNDEPMDPQLLIAIRFIICGIGILANAFVLFVLIYNNIYKKTLTHLLIVQQSVIDLFACVLMLSFFTYPVPSDAGVPFCKALNLFWCVTYTSTYNLVIITMERYFAVLHPKFFRLHFHDKRGRFLLLLPYIIGFVTGMELFFYATYDENTGECAYAYDTAFWGVFFFITQYLFPVFVMMFCYVRILISLRRRQTPTRASQNVESISKSSVTNKQPRNWLRRAQRSLIYTICFVGLAFFITVTPNKIIFFVYIICACFELSDIIIIYEISIVLNTMNLSINPVIYAFTFYDFKRGMKQLKIDVLKIMGKGDDAELTQTPMSSTL, from the coding sequence ATGGATGACAACAACCAAACAATGTCGAACGACGAACCGATGGATCCGCAGCTTCTGATCGCAATTCGTTTTATTATCTGCGGTATCGGAATACTAGCTAATGCATTTGTTTTATTCGTTTTGATATATAACAATATCTACAAGAAAACACTAACACATTTGCTGATTGTTCAGCAATCTGTCATAGACCTGTTTGCCTGTGTGCTTATGTTGTCGTTTTTTACTTATCCCGTTCCATCAGATGCAGGGGTGCCGTTTTGTAAAGCGCTCAACCTTTTTTGGTGCGTCACTTACACATCGACTTACAACTTAGTGATAATAACAATGGAACGATACTTTGCGGTGCTGCACCCCAAGTTTTTTCGCCTTCATTTTCATGATAAAAGAGGAagatttttgttattgttaccGTATATTATCGGTTTTGTCACCGGTATGGAACTGTTCTTTTACGCTACATATGACGAAAATACCGGTGAATGTGCCTATGCTTACGACACGGCATTCTGGGGCGTTTTCTTTTTTATCACTCAGTATTTATTTCCGGTTTTTGTGATGATGTTTTGTTACGTACGGATTTTAATATCTTTACGAAGACGACAAACTCCAACGAGGGCCTCTCAAAATGTTGAATCGATCAGTAAATCTAGCGTAACAAATAAACAACCACGTAACTGGCTACGGAGAGCCCAGCGAAGTCTTATTTACACGATATGTTTTGTCGGTCTAGCGTTCTTCATAACCGTCACTCCTAATAAGATCATCTTCTTTGTCTACATAATTTGTGCTTGTTTTGAACTCAGtgacataataataatctatgAAATATCAATTGTTTTGAACACGATGAACTTATCCATCAATCCAGTCATATACGCATTTACATTTTACGATTTCAAACGTGGGATgaaacaacttaaaattgatgttCTGAAAATAATGGGGAAAGGCGACGATGCCGAGTTAACACAGACGCCTATGAGTTCAACACTATAA